The DNA sequence TCGTGAGAAATCTCCAATTTTCCTTCTTCTACTTCTGTCAAAATTTCATGGATGGTCTTTACAATATCATTCATCTCCTGTTCCGTAAGAATGCCCTGTTTTCCAAGCATCTTTACATGAGCAATACTGCCCTCCATGTCCTGTTTATAAAACTTCTTGTCAAATGATATGGACGCATTAAAATTATAAACCAACTGATCGGTTTCTTTGGTAAAGCGTCCGCCCCATAACTGTGCCATATAATTTACCTCTTTCTTTTTGTATTTTATTTATATAATTATAATTTAATTATTTACTTATTTGTATCTGTTGCAATACTTTTCCATTAATAACAGAATCTTCCTCTATCTCTTTTTGGTATAAAACTTCATCTATTGCTTTTATGCATAACTGTTCTTTTGTTTTTATATTTTCCAGATATACGGTATCTGTTGGCTTCTCGCCCTCCGGTCTGCCTTCACATCCAAAATCCGGTTCTACAATCCGTAGTATCCGATATTCCTGCTTCTGGCGTTCCCGCTCCTGCATGGAAAATACACATCCACAATAATCCTGGCGATACATCCCGTATTCCTTTGAAATCTCTGTAGAACGCTTGTACCCGTTTTTTTTCTTAAAATCCGAAATAAGGTACTGTATACCATATTCCTGTGATAACTTTTCTCCAATTTCATTGAGCTTCTTAGCATTTTTCATGGGACTAATGGACAAGGTCGTTGTAAAATAGTCCATCCCAAACTTTTTGGCATATTCTGCCGCTTCCCTAATCCGCAGTTCATAACATAAGAAACAACGCTCACCGCCCTCCGGTACTTGTTCCAAGCCCTTTGTCTTCTCGTAGAACCTGTCCTTATCGTAATTCCCTTCTATAAAAGAAATCTTATATTTTGCCGGAAAACGCTCGATAAAGTGCTTTTGTTCTTCCACTCGCTTGTAATACTCCTCATCCGGATAGATATTGGGATTGTAGTAGAATACCGTAATGGAAAAATATTCCGACAAATACTCCAATACATAACTACTACACGGCGCACAGCAACTGTGCAAAAACAATGTAGGTACTTGTCCCTGTTCTTTTATTTTTTCCAAAAGTTCATCCAACTCTTTTTGATAATTACGCTTCATGCCTTTACCTCATAAAAGTACATTGCACTTATTTTACATTAATCGTAACCAAAATGCAATGTTTATCCTCATCTAAATATCTTTTTCAAAATGCTGGTAATCCTTAACCGAATTCCAACTTCCGCCCCATGTAAAACCATGCTCTATAAATAACTGATAACATAGGTCGCTCTCTGTTATCTTATGTGAAAACTCCTGTGTCCGGTCGACATACTCCGCTCCATTAGCAGGTTCTACAGAAACTTCACCATTTATGGTTCTAACGCAAGGATTAAATCTAGGATTAATATCTACAGCAAGTCCCAGACTGTGCTTGGATAATTTAGAACTGCCATTGACGGTACGATAATTAAAGGCGGATGTATTGTTGTCTTCCATGGAATTCTCATCATTTGCATCATATTCGTCAATTAATACCATCTTTTCGATGGGGTATTGATTCTTGTATAATTCCTGCATAATTTCTAAAATGTCAGTTTCTATTTTCCGGTTAACAATCAGTTCTCCTATATGAGTTTCCCCGTCAAATCCATAATACAGTACTCGCAAATAACGTAATTCTGATAGTGCTATGTTATCATTTTCTCGATAGGAATTTCCTATGATACGATTTTGCAGTTCTTCAGTAATTTCTGTGCTATAGAATAGACTGTCGATTCCTTTCGTTTCAAGTGTTGCATTGGTGACGATATCACCGGGGGATAATGGTTCAATGATGTCGCTGACCGGAATATCATGGTATTGAACACCAGTCGTTGTATGGGACTGATTTTCCCTTTCGTTTTCTACTATCTCAGAATCCTGTTTTTCTCTTTTAAAAAAAACACATATTGCAAAAATACATATGATAACTATAAAGAATATAAAACGCCTATATTTCATGGTTTTCTACTTCCTATTTTGCATCACAATTTTTATATGGTCTTAATCTTAGCATAATTCTTCCTCCACTCACACTTTATCGTTCCACAACATATCTTCGCTGATTTTTTCTTTACAATGAAGGTCACAAAAGAAATCTACAACTTCCTTGGGATAATATTTCGGATATATATTTTTAATGGTCTTTTGAACTACATCAAATATCTGCTCTGTGTCTTTCTCTATTGCTCTTATATACTTCATTATGCTACCTCTCTTGTGTCCGTTTTTATATTAACGTATTATACCATATGCTTCTTAGTTTTTTCCACACACATCTTGTATTATCTTCATATAATATATAAAAGAAAACGGAGATTTTTATGGAAAAACTTATGGAAATCAGCCATGTGGGTTACTCCTATCACACTATGGAAGGCGAAACCCCGGCTTTAATTAATATAAATTTTACTGTTCATAAAGGTGACTTTCTAAGCATTGTAGGCCCCAGCGGATGTGGCAAATCCACGCTTCTTTCCTTGCTTTCCGGACTGATTGAACCGGAACATGGTTCCATCCTGCTCTACGGTCAGAAACTATTCCAAAAAGGCAGTGGAACCATTGGTTATATGCTTCAGCATGACCACCTGTTTGAATGGCGTACGATTGAAAAAAATGTACTTCTCGGGCTGGAAATTCAAAACCGACTTACACCGGAAAACAAAGAAAAAGTTATGGATATGCTAGAACGCTATGGCTTGTACAAGTTCAAAGATTCCAGACCTTCACAATTATCCGGTGGTATGCGTCAGCGTGCCGCACTGATTCGCACCCTTGCTCTGGAACCGGAACTACTGCTTTTGGATGAACCCTTTTCTGCCCTCGATTATCAGACAAGACTTACCGTCGGAGATGATATTGGGTCTATTATTAAAAAAGAACAAAAAACTGCCATTCTAGTTACCCATGACCTTTCCGAAGCAGTCAGTCTTGGCAGTCAGGTTCTTGTTCTTAGCAAACGTCCCGGTACGGTAAAAAGTATGATTCCTATCACTTTTTCAGATAACCTAACCCCTTTGGAGCGGCGAAACACACCGGAATTTAAGGACTATTTTAACATTATATGGAAGGAGTTGAACTCAGATGACTGATATTTCTCTTGCACAACAGAACTT is a window from the Roseburia sp. 499 genome containing:
- a CDS encoding M15 family metallopeptidase: MKYRRFIFFIVIICIFAICVFFKREKQDSEIVENERENQSHTTTGVQYHDIPVSDIIEPLSPGDIVTNATLETKGIDSLFYSTEITEELQNRIIGNSYRENDNIALSELRYLRVLYYGFDGETHIGELIVNRKIETDILEIMQELYKNQYPIEKMVLIDEYDANDENSMEDNNTSAFNYRTVNGSSKLSKHSLGLAVDINPRFNPCVRTINGEVSVEPANGAEYVDRTQEFSHKITESDLCYQLFIEHGFTWGGSWNSVKDYQHFEKDI
- a CDS encoding ABC transporter ATP-binding protein — its product is MEKLMEISHVGYSYHTMEGETPALININFTVHKGDFLSIVGPSGCGKSTLLSLLSGLIEPEHGSILLYGQKLFQKGSGTIGYMLQHDHLFEWRTIEKNVLLGLEIQNRLTPENKEKVMDMLERYGLYKFKDSRPSQLSGGMRQRAALIRTLALEPELLLLDEPFSALDYQTRLTVGDDIGSIIKKEQKTAILVTHDLSEAVSLGSQVLVLSKRPGTVKSMIPITFSDNLTPLERRNTPEFKDYFNIIWKELNSDD